In Mytilus edulis chromosome 7, xbMytEdul2.2, whole genome shotgun sequence, a single genomic region encodes these proteins:
- the LOC139529872 gene encoding type-2 histone deacetylase 2-like isoform X3, translating to MLQNGQARGTPRLIGFLIPTSNGRTRLRLMPAYLVRGPDGRDSLRLGRGRVDSNGMPLNIRTIVAAARRANLLPTNATSTDPQTRVQQRRPSMVILRPRTGQSGTRSSTRTSQQQNRIIPQRRRQNEIRRSQSSGRSQTSGRSQTNGRSQTSGRSQTSRRPQTSVDEVVEVTINHTGPNTAGAVPAGVQTENVPTTQLDQNSQQQSRNRFLDTVRSMRRTQTSNKLPSMRRLNVLDRSTGQLTTKTMDRSNIDTSSQNRRVNTLADRNRMLETNRNRIPERNNNRLQDTRTEPVDLFNSPRSVNLIGDTGSSNASPSGSLTGPGGVPVFMPSPV from the exons ATGTTGCAAAACGGACAAGCACGCGGAACTCCAAGATTAATAG gGTTTTTAATTCCAACATCTAATGGGCGCACAAGGTTACGACTTATGCCAG CCTACCTTGTTCGTGGGCCTGATGGTCGGGACAGCCTTAGGCTag GTCGAGGACGTGTAGATTCTAATGGAATGCCTTTGAATATAAGAACAATTGTTGCTGCTGCCAGAAGGGCCAACTTACTACCAACTAATGCTACAAGCACTGATCCCCAGACAAGAG ttcaACAAAGAAGACCATCTATGGTAATCCTCAGACCAAGAACTGGACAATCAG GCACAAGAAGTTCTACTCGTACTAGTCAACAACAGAATAGAATAATTCCTCAGCGGCGACGACAAAATGAAATCCGACGTTCACAGTCAAGTGGACGTTCACAGACGAGTGGAAGATCACAGACCAATGGACGCTCACAGACAAGTGGTCGTTCACAGACGAGTAGACGTCCACAGACGAGTGTGGACGAGGTAGTTGAAGTTACAATAAACCATACTGGACCAAATACTGCAGGAGCTGTACCGGCCGGTGTTCAGACCGAAAACGTTCCAACGACTCAACTAGATCAAAACTCCCAACAGCagtcaagaaatagatttttggATACTGTGAGAAGCATGCGAAGGACTCAGACATCAAACAAGTTACCAAGTATGAGGAGATTAAACGTTTTGGACAGATCTACTGGACAATTAACGACCAAAACGATGGATAGATCTAACATTGACACGTCTTCTCAGAATCGCCGCGTTAACACACTGGCAGATAGAAATAGAATGCTTGAAACTAACAGAAACAGGATACCAGAAAGAAACAATAACAGACTACAGGATACACGTACAGAACCAGTCGATTTGTTTAACTCACCAAGATCTGTAAATCTAATTGGCGACACCGGCAGTTCAAATG